A window of the Natronomonas salina genome harbors these coding sequences:
- a CDS encoding DUF5789 family protein, translating into MRLLANVDDEIAAHSFPATAEELVAEYGDLELELPNGRETFGEALGRLGETTFEDAEDARLAAYSAVSREAIGRANYSDRDAPSIGEDGPEQLSF; encoded by the coding sequence ATGCGACTGCTCGCGAACGTCGACGACGAGATCGCTGCACACTCCTTCCCCGCGACCGCCGAGGAACTCGTCGCCGAGTACGGCGACCTGGAACTGGAACTCCCGAACGGCCGCGAGACCTTCGGCGAGGCGCTGGGTCGGCTCGGCGAGACAACCTTCGAGGACGCCGAGGACGCCCGCCTCGCCGCGTACTCGGCGGTCTCCCGCGAGGCCATCGGCCGGGCGAACTACTCCGACCGCGACGCGCCGTCGATCGGAGAGGACGGCCCCGAACAGCTCTCCTTCTAG
- a CDS encoding DUF6757 family protein gives MQCHYCEDDAAVAVEKDHVKVGLCESHLRERMDELSDSEWLEDVRSQVDEALDN, from the coding sequence ATGCAGTGTCACTACTGCGAGGACGACGCCGCAGTGGCCGTCGAGAAGGACCACGTCAAGGTCGGCCTCTGCGAGAGCCACCTCCGGGAGCGGATGGACGAACTCTCCGACTCGGAGTGGCTCGAAGACGTCCGGTCGCAGGTGGACGAAGCGCTCGACAACTGA
- a CDS encoding PHP domain-containing protein: MVVADLHVHTTNSDGTLTLETLPDAAEAADVGTVAVTDHDRLHPDLRTPVAHLDGVTVVHGIELRVEAPDERVDLLGYGARRTDALEALVEHLQTDRIERGREIIERVEERLGVDLPVEPREGLGRPHIARAIEEATEYSYGDAFDELIGNDGPCFVARDVPSFEDGLEVLDEACGVVSLAHPYRYDDPEAALELCADLDAVERFYPYDRDVDPRPLERAVERHDLLVTGGSDAHDETLGKAGLDRDAYRRFRAAL; encoded by the coding sequence ATGGTCGTCGCGGATCTCCACGTGCACACGACGAACTCCGACGGGACGCTGACCCTCGAGACGCTGCCCGACGCGGCCGAGGCCGCCGACGTCGGGACCGTCGCCGTCACCGATCACGACCGCCTCCACCCGGACCTCCGGACGCCGGTCGCCCACCTCGACGGCGTCACCGTCGTCCACGGCATCGAACTGCGCGTCGAAGCGCCCGACGAGCGCGTCGACCTCCTGGGCTACGGCGCCCGGCGGACCGACGCCCTCGAGGCGCTCGTCGAGCACCTCCAGACCGACCGGATCGAGCGCGGCCGCGAGATCATCGAGCGCGTCGAGGAGCGCCTCGGCGTCGACCTCCCCGTCGAACCCCGCGAGGGGCTGGGCCGCCCCCACATCGCCCGCGCCATCGAGGAGGCCACCGAGTACAGCTACGGCGACGCCTTCGACGAACTCATCGGGAACGACGGTCCCTGCTTCGTCGCCCGCGACGTCCCCTCCTTCGAGGACGGCCTCGAGGTCCTCGACGAGGCCTGCGGCGTCGTCTCGCTGGCCCACCCCTACCGGTACGATGACCCGGAGGCGGCCCTGGAACTGTGCGCCGACCTCGACGCCGTCGAACGGTTCTACCCCTACGACCGGGACGTCGACCCCCGACCGCTGGAGCGGGCCGTCGAGCGACACGACCTGCTCGTCACCGGCGGGAGCGACGCCCACGACGAGACGCTCGGAAAGGCGGGGCTCGACCGGGACGCGTATCGCCGGTTTCGGGCCGCACTCTGA
- a CDS encoding beta-ketoacyl-ACP reductase encodes MLDSQTCLVTGASRGIGRAVAEDLGRHGAEVVVNYRSSDEAAREVVDVIESEGGSAIPVQGNVAEYDDVEAMCETVHDEFGRVDVLVNNAGITVDKKFEHMTREDWDRVMDVNLGGVFNCTHCLFDDIKAAEDGRLVNISSVVGQQGNYGQANYATTKSGLFGFTRTLALELASSGSTANCVAPGFVKTDMLETVPERVQEKILQRIPLDRFATPEDVAGIVRFVAGEDAGYMTGQILAVNGGMEW; translated from the coding sequence ATGCTCGACTCCCAGACCTGTCTCGTCACCGGCGCCTCCAGAGGTATCGGTCGCGCTGTCGCGGAGGACCTCGGCCGCCACGGCGCCGAGGTGGTGGTCAACTACCGCAGCTCCGACGAGGCGGCTCGCGAGGTCGTCGACGTCATCGAGTCCGAGGGCGGCAGCGCCATCCCCGTCCAGGGCAACGTCGCCGAGTACGACGACGTCGAGGCGATGTGCGAGACCGTCCACGACGAGTTCGGCCGCGTCGACGTCCTCGTGAACAACGCCGGCATCACCGTCGACAAGAAGTTCGAGCACATGACCCGCGAGGACTGGGACCGCGTGATGGACGTCAACCTCGGCGGCGTCTTCAACTGCACCCACTGCCTCTTCGACGACATCAAGGCCGCCGAGGACGGCCGGCTCGTCAACATCTCCTCGGTCGTCGGCCAGCAGGGCAACTACGGGCAGGCCAACTACGCGACCACCAAATCGGGGCTCTTCGGGTTCACCCGGACGCTCGCCCTCGAACTCGCCTCGAGCGGCTCGACCGCCAACTGCGTCGCCCCCGGTTTCGTGAAGACCGACATGCTCGAGACCGTCCCCGAGCGCGTCCAGGAGAAGATCCTCCAGCGCATCCCCCTCGATCGCTTCGCCACCCCCGAGGACGTCGCCGGCATCGTCCGCTTCGTCGCCGGCGAGGACGCCGGTTACATGACCGGCCAGATCCTGGCCGTCAACGGCGGCATGGAGTGGTAG
- the samp2 gene encoding ubiquitin-like small modifier protein SAMP2 has translation MRVTCEVVGEDTRDLELDAGATYGDVLEAVGLSSHEASVLVDGSPVPEDAPVEADSVRVLRLIKGG, from the coding sequence ATGCGCGTGACGTGTGAGGTCGTCGGCGAGGACACCCGCGACCTCGAACTGGACGCCGGCGCGACCTACGGCGACGTCCTCGAGGCCGTCGGGCTCTCCAGCCACGAGGCGTCGGTGCTCGTCGACGGCAGCCCGGTGCCGGAGGACGCGCCCGTCGAGGCCGACTCGGTCCGGGTCCTGCGGCTCATCAAGGGCGGATGA
- a CDS encoding DUF4393 domain-containing protein translates to MSEEEQRRTADADAVEAESTVSADDIDVIEVDVEDNSSELSAEEVDRVFSLMERAIGNDALEGAQLERLLTVLEQSIVGPSSTNPETVAELVSVLEDAIIEPEDLENVDVDGILSVVENAIVGTTGAKEENLEEAFDVLEEAIRDPTGLDPEDVERFRSGLESAILDVTDPSRGGIDALFPLFGGGASIDPEEVEEVDDEDALDMFRIARIGAGMTQRATGYSMESGVRTGTRMAYAVANAESPAELLTETRAISLDELQRAGVDIGDRRTEWLEEHDEELVSERPMTRERLQEHGERLISKSAEVGREESFHPAFPSILDELAPDEARILRLLATEGEQPTVDVRHNEYVPLQSSLVAEDLTMVGSDAGCRHPDRSPVYLENLSRLGLVKFSDEPVSNLKRYQVLEAQPHVEAARESVKRPKSDYGSVRLTEFGAEFCETCLPVDVVADRPASRFRRDG, encoded by the coding sequence ATGAGCGAAGAGGAACAGCGGCGGACGGCAGACGCCGACGCCGTCGAGGCGGAGTCGACCGTCAGCGCCGACGACATCGACGTCATCGAGGTCGACGTCGAGGACAACAGCTCGGAGCTGTCGGCCGAGGAGGTCGACCGCGTCTTCTCGCTGATGGAGCGGGCCATCGGCAACGACGCCCTGGAGGGCGCCCAGCTCGAGCGGCTGCTGACCGTCCTCGAGCAGTCCATCGTCGGCCCCTCGAGTACGAACCCCGAGACGGTCGCCGAACTCGTCTCCGTCCTCGAGGACGCCATCATCGAGCCGGAGGACCTCGAGAACGTCGACGTCGACGGCATCCTCTCGGTCGTCGAGAACGCCATCGTCGGGACGACGGGCGCCAAGGAGGAGAACCTCGAGGAGGCCTTCGACGTCCTCGAGGAGGCCATCCGCGACCCGACCGGCCTGGACCCCGAGGACGTCGAGCGGTTCCGCTCCGGCCTCGAGAGCGCCATCCTCGACGTCACCGACCCCTCGCGGGGCGGCATCGACGCGCTGTTCCCGCTGTTCGGGGGCGGCGCCAGCATCGACCCCGAGGAGGTCGAGGAGGTCGACGACGAGGACGCCCTCGACATGTTCCGCATCGCCCGCATCGGCGCCGGGATGACCCAGCGGGCGACGGGCTACTCGATGGAGTCGGGCGTCCGGACGGGCACCCGGATGGCCTACGCCGTCGCCAACGCGGAGTCGCCGGCCGAACTGCTCACCGAGACGCGGGCCATCTCGCTGGACGAGCTCCAGCGGGCCGGCGTCGACATCGGCGACCGCCGGACCGAGTGGCTCGAGGAGCACGACGAGGAGCTCGTCAGCGAGCGGCCGATGACCCGCGAGCGCCTGCAGGAGCACGGCGAGCGGCTCATCTCGAAGTCCGCCGAGGTGGGCCGCGAGGAGTCGTTCCACCCCGCGTTCCCGTCCATCCTCGACGAGCTCGCGCCCGACGAGGCGCGGATCCTCCGGCTGCTGGCCACCGAGGGCGAACAGCCGACCGTCGACGTCCGGCACAACGAGTACGTCCCGCTGCAGTCGAGCCTCGTCGCCGAGGACCTGACGATGGTCGGCAGCGACGCCGGCTGCCGCCACCCCGACCGCAGCCCGGTGTACCTCGAGAACCTCTCGCGGCTCGGGCTGGTGAAGTTCTCGGACGAACCGGTCTCCAACCTCAAGCGCTACCAGGTCCTGGAGGCCCAGCCGCACGTCGAGGCCGCTCGCGAGTCGGTCAAGCGGCCGAAGAGCGACTACGGCAGCGTCCGCCTCACGGAGTTCGGCGCCGAGTTCTGCGAGACCTGCCTGCCGGTCGACGTCGTCGCCGACCGGCCGGCCTCCCGCTTCCGGCGGGACGGCTAG
- a CDS encoding replication factor C small subunit produces the protein MSEAAAEGRGREIWIEKYRPQTLDDIVGHEAITERLHHYIEQDDLPHLMFAGPAGVGKTTAATAIAKQVYGDDWRENFLELNASDQRGIDVVRDRIKDFARASFGGYDHRIIFLDEADALTSDAQSALRRTMEQFSDNTRFILSCNYSSQIIDPIQSRCALFRFSPLSDDAVEEQVRIIADEEGIEITDDGVDALVYAADGDMRKAINGLQAAAVMGETVDEEAVYTITSTARPEEIREMVMKSMDGDFTAARAQLDTLLKDVGIAGGDVIDQMHRSVWEFDLEERQAVQLMERIGEADYRITAGANEQVQLEALLASLALEE, from the coding sequence ATGAGCGAGGCAGCCGCCGAGGGGCGCGGGCGCGAGATCTGGATCGAGAAGTACCGCCCGCAGACGCTCGACGACATCGTCGGCCACGAGGCCATCACCGAACGGCTCCACCACTACATCGAGCAGGACGACCTGCCCCATCTCATGTTCGCCGGGCCGGCCGGCGTCGGCAAGACGACGGCCGCGACCGCCATCGCCAAGCAGGTCTACGGCGACGACTGGCGGGAGAACTTCCTCGAGCTGAACGCCTCCGACCAGCGCGGCATCGACGTCGTCAGGGACCGCATCAAGGACTTCGCCCGCGCCTCCTTCGGGGGCTACGACCACCGCATCATCTTCCTCGACGAGGCCGACGCGCTCACCTCCGACGCCCAGTCGGCGCTCCGCCGGACGATGGAGCAGTTCTCCGACAACACCCGGTTCATCCTCTCCTGTAACTACTCCAGCCAGATCATCGACCCCATCCAGTCGCGCTGTGCCCTCTTCCGGTTCTCGCCGCTGTCCGACGACGCCGTCGAGGAGCAGGTCCGCATCATCGCCGACGAGGAGGGCATCGAGATCACCGACGACGGCGTCGACGCGCTCGTCTACGCCGCCGACGGCGACATGCGGAAGGCTATCAACGGCCTGCAGGCCGCCGCGGTCATGGGCGAGACCGTCGACGAGGAGGCCGTCTACACCATCACCTCGACGGCCCGCCCCGAGGAGATCCGCGAGATGGTGATGAAGTCGATGGACGGCGACTTCACCGCCGCCCGCGCGCAACTCGACACGCTCCTGAAGGACGTCGGCATCGCCGGCGGCGACGTCATCGACCAGATGCACCGCTCCGTCTGGGAGTTCGACCTCGAGGAGCGGCAGGCTGTCCAGCTGATGGAGCGCATCGGCGAGGCCGACTACCGCATCACCGCCGGCGCCAACGAGCAGGTGCAACTCGAGGCGCTGCTGGCGTCGCTGGCCCTGGAGGAGTAG
- a CDS encoding DUF4242 domain-containing protein: MSDQGWEDFLILRELDEPITEEELEAAGEQSGQTLEELRDEGVDIRWVESEVMTDESGRITGTFCHYKAETEDAVREHAERAGLPATRIDRRGEPLDGE; encoded by the coding sequence ATGTCCGACCAGGGGTGGGAGGATTTCCTCATCCTCCGAGAGCTGGACGAACCGATAACCGAAGAAGAACTGGAGGCGGCCGGTGAACAGTCCGGACAGACGCTCGAGGAGCTCCGGGACGAGGGCGTCGACATCCGGTGGGTCGAATCCGAGGTGATGACGGACGAATCCGGCCGGATAACCGGGACGTTCTGCCACTACAAGGCCGAAACCGAAGACGCGGTCAGAGAACACGCCGAGCGGGCGGGCCTTCCGGCCACCCGCATCGACCGCCGCGGGGAACCGCTCGACGGCGAGTAG
- the alaS gene encoding alanine--tRNA ligase, producing MSDLEEEYQLEYFHEEGFVRRECPSCGDHFWTRDEDRDLCGEPPCADYEFIGEPGFDDEYSLEEMREAFLSFFEEHDHERIDPYPVAANRWRDDVLLTQASIYDFQPLVTSGKTPPPANPLTISQPCIRMQDIDNVGKTGRHTMAFEMMAHHAFNAREDLDDPGQYAYEGEVYWKSETVRYCDELLDSMGADIEDVTYIEDPWVGGGNAGPAIEVIYRGLELATLVFMCMEQDPEGDYELKDGNTYSYMDTYIVDTGYGLERWTWMSQGTATVYEAIYPDMIDFLKDNAGLEYTDEEAEVVNRAARLSGQLDIDDVDDVEAARDNIADKLDVSTTELRDLVEPLEDVYAIADHCRTMAYMFGDGIVPSNVGTGYLARMVLRRTKRLVDNVGVDAPLDELVDMQAERLGYENRDTVRDVVRTEVEKYRETLERGGRQVERLASEYAEKNEPIPLEEVIELYDSRGIQPDMVEEIAEEHGADVEIPDDFYSLVAARHGSEDAFEDEDEPGGHAADADRIADLPDTEKLFYEDPERTEFEAVVLDVIEREPAGADADGDTVYDVALDQTMFYPEGGGQPADVGTLSTDDVTVEVTDVQEVDGVVLHRTDEDPGKGEFVRGQIDGTRRTRLMQHHTATHVVGYAAREVLGEHVRQAGAQKGTDSSRFDVTHYDRISREEVRRIERVANDIVTDNVPVKQEWPKRQDAEEEHGFDLYQGGIPPGEELRLIHVAEDVQACAGTHVTRTGDIGTIKILSTERVQDGVERLVFAAGDAAIEATQRTEDALYDAAETLDVSPQEVPETAERFFEEWKDRGKQIEDLKEQLAAVRAQGGGDDGEEVDLGEATAVVQRVDADMDELRATANALVEEGKVAVLGSGVDGATFVVAVPDAVDLNAGAVVSELAGKVGGGGGGPPDFAQGGGPDAEKLDDALAAAPDVLRQLREA from the coding sequence ATGAGCGACCTCGAAGAGGAATATCAACTGGAGTACTTCCACGAGGAGGGGTTCGTCCGGAGGGAGTGTCCCTCCTGCGGGGACCACTTCTGGACCCGCGACGAGGACCGCGACCTCTGCGGGGAGCCGCCGTGTGCCGACTACGAGTTCATCGGCGAGCCCGGTTTCGACGACGAGTACAGCCTCGAGGAGATGCGCGAGGCGTTCCTCTCCTTTTTCGAGGAGCACGACCACGAGCGCATCGACCCCTACCCCGTGGCGGCGAACCGCTGGCGGGACGACGTGCTGCTGACCCAGGCGTCCATCTACGACTTCCAGCCGCTCGTCACGTCGGGGAAGACGCCGCCGCCGGCGAACCCCCTGACGATCAGCCAGCCCTGCATCCGGATGCAGGACATCGACAACGTCGGGAAGACGGGCCGGCACACGATGGCCTTCGAGATGATGGCCCACCACGCGTTCAACGCCCGCGAGGACCTCGATGACCCCGGCCAGTACGCCTACGAGGGCGAGGTCTACTGGAAGTCCGAGACCGTGCGGTACTGCGACGAACTGCTCGACTCGATGGGCGCCGACATCGAGGACGTCACCTACATCGAGGACCCGTGGGTCGGCGGCGGCAACGCCGGCCCCGCCATCGAGGTCATCTACCGCGGCCTCGAACTCGCGACGCTCGTCTTCATGTGCATGGAGCAGGACCCCGAGGGCGACTACGAGCTGAAGGACGGGAACACCTACTCCTACATGGACACGTACATCGTCGACACCGGCTACGGGCTGGAGCGGTGGACCTGGATGAGCCAGGGCACCGCGACGGTGTACGAGGCGATCTACCCCGACATGATCGACTTCCTGAAGGACAACGCCGGCCTCGAGTACACCGACGAGGAGGCCGAGGTCGTCAACCGGGCGGCGCGCCTGTCGGGGCAGCTCGACATCGACGACGTCGACGACGTGGAGGCCGCCCGCGACAACATCGCCGACAAGCTCGACGTCTCGACGACGGAGCTCCGCGACCTCGTCGAGCCGCTGGAGGACGTCTACGCCATCGCCGACCACTGCCGGACGATGGCCTACATGTTCGGCGACGGCATCGTCCCCTCGAACGTCGGGACGGGCTACCTCGCGCGGATGGTCCTCCGGCGGACGAAGCGCCTCGTCGACAACGTCGGCGTCGACGCGCCGCTGGACGAACTCGTCGACATGCAGGCCGAGCGGCTCGGCTACGAGAACCGCGACACCGTCCGCGACGTCGTCCGAACGGAGGTCGAGAAGTACCGCGAGACGCTGGAGCGCGGCGGCCGCCAGGTCGAGCGCCTCGCCAGCGAGTACGCCGAGAAGAACGAGCCCATCCCGCTGGAGGAGGTCATCGAGCTGTACGACAGCCGCGGCATCCAGCCCGACATGGTCGAGGAGATCGCCGAGGAGCACGGCGCCGACGTCGAGATCCCCGACGACTTCTACTCGCTGGTCGCCGCGCGGCACGGCAGCGAGGACGCCTTCGAGGACGAGGACGAACCCGGCGGCCACGCAGCCGACGCGGACCGCATCGCCGACCTCCCGGACACCGAGAAGCTGTTCTACGAGGACCCCGAGCGCACCGAGTTCGAGGCGGTCGTCCTCGACGTCATCGAGCGCGAGCCCGCCGGCGCGGATGCGGACGGCGACACGGTCTACGACGTCGCGCTCGACCAGACGATGTTCTACCCCGAGGGCGGCGGCCAGCCCGCCGACGTCGGGACGCTGTCTACCGACGACGTCACCGTCGAGGTGACCGACGTCCAGGAGGTCGACGGCGTCGTCCTCCACCGGACCGACGAGGACCCGGGCAAGGGCGAGTTCGTCCGCGGCCAGATCGACGGCACGCGGCGCACGCGGCTGATGCAGCACCACACCGCCACCCACGTCGTCGGCTACGCGGCACGGGAGGTCCTTGGCGAGCACGTCCGGCAGGCCGGTGCCCAGAAGGGTACCGACTCCTCGCGGTTCGACGTCACCCACTACGACCGCATCTCCCGGGAGGAGGTCAGGCGCATCGAGCGTGTCGCCAACGACATCGTCACCGACAACGTCCCCGTCAAGCAGGAGTGGCCGAAGCGCCAGGACGCCGAGGAGGAGCACGGCTTCGACCTCTACCAGGGCGGTATCCCGCCGGGAGAGGAACTCCGGCTCATCCACGTCGCCGAGGACGTCCAGGCCTGCGCCGGCACCCACGTCACCCGGACGGGCGACATCGGCACGATCAAAATCCTCTCGACGGAGCGGGTCCAGGACGGCGTCGAACGGCTGGTCTTCGCCGCCGGCGACGCGGCCATCGAGGCCACCCAGCGCACCGAGGACGCGCTGTACGACGCCGCCGAGACGCTGGACGTCTCGCCGCAGGAGGTCCCCGAGACCGCCGAGCGGTTCTTCGAGGAGTGGAAGGACCGGGGCAAGCAGATCGAGGACCTCAAGGAACAGCTCGCCGCGGTCCGCGCCCAGGGCGGCGGCGACGACGGCGAGGAGGTCGACCTCGGCGAGGCGACCGCCGTGGTCCAGCGCGTCGACGCCGACATGGACGAACTGCGGGCGACCGCCAACGCCCTCGTCGAGGAGGGGAAGGTGGCGGTCCTCGGCAGCGGCGTCGACGGCGCGACGTTCGTCGTCGCGGTCCCGGACGCCGTCGACCTCAACGCGGGCGCGGTGGTCAGCGAACTCGCCGGCAAGGTCGGCGGCGGCGGCGGCGGCCCGCCGGACTTCGCACAGGGCGGCGGGCCCGACGCCGAGAAGCTGGACGACGCCCTCGCGGCCGCCCCGGACGTGCTGCGGCAGTTACGCGAAGCGTAA